The genomic stretch TTGTTGGCATTCTCTTGTGCATGTTATATAGTCACTTCAGTTAACCCTGTTGATTCATCTATCTCAATGGGTACTGGCACAAGTGTTTCAGTAGGTCAATTTTCACAAGCCATTTCTTGCTCCAGATCTAGGTCTCTACCATTTCATAGACTCACTACCATAAGTTGTTTTGGATCCTActcttttggattgatttgtgTTTCCGCAGGTAACGTCCCTTAGGGACAATTATTTAAAGCCATCGCAATCTGTCCTAATTCAATCTCAATACCCTTTATCGCTGCTTTATTTGAGTTTACTCTTTCAATTATTTTTCCAGTGGACCCAATCAATTGTTGCATCATTCCCTTAAGTTCAACAAACCCGTCATCTTGTCTCTCAATCTTCTGTTGTTGAGGTTGTTGATAAGCATGCTGTTGATTTTGCTGGTTGTAACCTTGTTGCCTTTGGTAGGGCATCACTTGACCCTGTGGTCGTATAACTCTaggattgttgttgttattgtactaTTGTTGTGCTGGTTTATATTGTTGATTCTGCTgaccccaattctgaccaccttgCCTTTGTCCCCCATAGTTGGCCACATAGTTCATATcttcttgataatgctggttgtCACCTTCTGCACTCCAGAGCACACATATGGTTGGTTAATGCATAATGCACATAATCCCCCATTAATTGCGTCAACTATGTGTACTTGCTGCGTATGGCCTTATTCTTCTATCTTTTTGGTGAGGATACTCATTGACGTCACTagagtggccatattttcagctatGGAGTTGTTTGGGTCCAAAGCCACTAAATGAACTACATGAGTGATTGGAGAGTCTATTATTTTGCTAAAAAAATGCTCCATCTGCTGAAACATCAACATTGTCATTTAAGTTGTCTACCAATCCTATGTAAAACCTCTGCCCCAGCATCTGCTCCGGAATGCCATGATGTGGACACTTAACCAGAATACTCTTGAACATCTCCCACATTTCTTGTAATGTTTCTATTGGTTTCTGCTAAAGCTCAATATCTCATCAATTTGCTTAGTAGTCTTTGGGTGGGGAGAATTtgttcacaaattgcttgactaattCATCCTAAGTAGTGATGGAGTTTATAGGGAGTGAATTAAGCTAAGTCTGAGCCTCTCCTGTCACCGAGAATGGGAACAACAACAACCTTATTGCTTCTGTTGTCATATTAGGTTGCCTTTGAGTGACACATATCGATAGAGAATTCTTTAGATGTTGCTGAGGATCTTCCATGTATGACCCTGAGAATAGTCTCTTGTTTTGCAACAAATGCAGCATGGTGTTTGTGATTTGAAATGATTCTACTTGTATCTGAGGGACTGCAATTGTGGTTGCTATTTTGTCAGTTGTGGGTTGTGTCCAATCGTACAATGCTACTTCTGGAACAAGAGGCACCACACCCTGATTGTTCGGGTCATTCCCATTATTTCTGTTGTTTACTTCGTCTCCCATGTCTGGTTCGATTTGTTCTGCTGAGTTCTGTTGTTGTTTGCCCTTCTTGTTTGCACGATTTAGTGCCTTGAAAACTTTCTTAGGATCTAATAATGCTTCAAACAATTTACCAGTTCTtgaggagtttctaggcatgcacatgTAACACCCAAGACTACAGATGTTAGAATTTCAATGTATTTagtttaaattgaagaaaattgacTACGCTAAGAATTTTAGCACTTCTTTTAGCTGCAATTAATAACAccgttaactccccggcaacagtgtcaaaatttgatcatgcccaactatgccttatataAAGGACAAAGTAGTCATTGCAAATATATTCCGGTTAACAAGTTCGGAGTTGAAttccacagggaattaacctattaAACATAGCTATTGGACTCATGCAAATTCACGTATTCAATCTTCAGAAATATTTAAGTAATAAATTGGATGTTTACTAACTAAATATTACGTAATAAAAATGCAATAGATAAGAACTAACTACGAATGGGTTGTAGACAAGAATTGGAATGATCTAAGGTtctgatttcccctattgtcggaatcctttccgctacgttttttataaatttgcctaagtcttctctataGATCATGAGTactctgactgtcgtaactctctcctgagtaattaccacaatatactagacatattctcccgaattatgcTAGCTGGCCTTAAGTACAACTCACTCAGATTGCACCaaagtttcgttatccctaatcccacctttaaacccttcgtattgatccctcatatacgttaggagtgatgttgttcaacaactacctaaatatgcactctctcccgagtaatacatactaaatatgAACAGtcaattgagggcccttcaatcaacaacaataagaatatagttgaacaaatagagagaaTATACtatggcaaatctatattaacgtaacaagaaaatcatcctccaacaggttccatcaaaaccctagagtaggattttagctactcatactcatAGTAACAATATCCAAAGTATTTTGCATAATTCAATTACAAAGTAAGGATAAAGGGATATAGAAACCGATGATTCTAACATCCCAAGTAGTGTTCCACGATCTATCCTTGCCTCCGGTTGCAAAAGTCCTTCAAAGTGGCATTTTTAGGTTTATTTATATGTTTAGGACAAGACCTAAACATGTAGGTCAAATCCTAGTCAAGCCAGGAAACGAATTAAGTTTTCAAAACTCGGACTGGACCTCGCCCTAGGCCTGGCATTGCCAGCCTAACGCCTGGTAAACCTGGCCCCATGCCCGGCGTCGCAAGCCTAACGCGTGGTTTTGCTTGGCCTTTGCCTTGCGTCGCCAGCCTAACACCAGCTTCAAGCCTGGCCTTTGCCTTGCATCGCTAGCCTAACGCCAACTTCAAGCTTGGCCTTTGCCTTGCATGACCAGCCTAACGCCAGCTTCAAGCCTGGCGTCGCCAGGTTCTCTCATTCACTGCTCTCACGCACGCTTTCAACTTGTAGatctcctttttcttttgctttcatCTCCAATTCACCTACACATAAAATGGACCCTATTATACGCAAATAAGGTGTACTTTATCATTAAAGCATATAAAAGATAAACCATgaattatagccacacatcaGGTAGAAACTCAAAGTTAATGATTGATTAttgtaaaaaaatttaaatattgattttatgcttaagttttttttaaatattaattttgtaatttatattaaaaatctcaaaacttcatTGTTGGTCCTTATAAAGTGTTAGAAGAAGATAAAGTGGTCCTCTCAATTTGGTGTTGTCTGAATAATTGGTGATTGTATATTGTTTGTGTTGATATTTGAAAGGTTTGATCTAAACATGAaatcatttggagcagacttaGGGGGAGTTGATCGAAATTGTAATTTTGAAAAACACTTTGTTAAACAACACAGAAAAAATTACACTAATTAGGCAGACTTTGATGAACAATTTAACAGATAGGTTAACTGTAGATTACACAAAGTCATGCTAATTTGATAAAATTTGATGAACAATAGAACAAACACAGAGTTATGTCAACTGGGTAGAATTTGTGAATAATCTAACAAATAAGTGGAAAGCAGATAACATTAAATCATGTCAATATGGTAGAGTTTGGTGAACAATTGAATAATTATAAAGTCATGCCAATTAAGTAGAGTAaatgaataattaataatataaCCAGTGTAAAATATAGCATAAAATCTACGAGTTCCGCATAGAAATCTATGACAAGAAATAAATGTGGGTGGGGCCGGGAGACGTTTGGTAAATAATTTACAAAACAGGGACATTGAAATAGTGTAGTGTAATCAATACTATAACAAACTGGGTCAGCGATACTTATAAGTCCCAAAAGTCCATCTCATTTCACAAGGGCAACTAGTATATTTCCCAGATTGAGAATCCACAAAATGGCAATCATCTCATCTGCTGCTTCAACTCTCACTCTATCACTTACACCTAATGCCACTTctacttctttttctttgtcagTTTCAACTGCCAAAATTCCTAGTTTGTCTTCATCTAGCTCATTGTTCTTTAGCAGGAACAGAGCGTTGGTTCCTTCTCGAGCTAGAAGAACGAGTAAATTAGTCAGCAATGATAAAAAGGGTCTTTCTTGCAACTGCTTATTTGGGCTTGGGGTCCCTGAGTTGGTTGTAATTGCTGGTGTTGCCGCCCTTGTTTTTGGGCCCAAGAAATTGCCTGACGTTGGCCGCAGTATTGGCAAGACTGTCAAGAGCTTCCAACAGGTAAAAGAATCTCCTTTTTACTCTGCTAGGTGTATATTTCTGTAAATATTCCTTTTCTTTCTGTATATCTATTTTCCTTTTGGAGGGTCTATTGAGGGGATTCTAATTTATAGGAGGATGCTTAGACTTGTAGAAACTTATGATGTTTGTGGTGTCATTGATTTGGTACAATTATCAAGCTTTGTATAGTTAATACAAAAATTCAAGTCTTACCCATGTGCCAGAGGAAACAGATGGTGAGGTATTGAATGGATATATGCTTTTATAATTGCAAGTAAAAAAAGTAGGAAAAAAAACTTTACTACGAGGATGATGAAGCAAGAAAACAACATAAAGTCATATAGATAAACAAGGTGTGTGCGCTCATGATATCTTGAAAGGCATTTAACTATTACTGCCTCCATTCCACTTTGTTTGACACTATTTTCTTATTAGTCCATGCTATAAATAATGGCACATTCCTATATttcttaatgagaagttttttaTAGCCAAGATACTAACGATATGTGACCACACAATTGTTATGGTATATTTAAGAGCACgagtttcaaaagtctttctttctttattataaTACTTTGTGCCAAGTTAAACtacgacaaacaaaaaatgaaacgGAAGGAGTAGTAATTTAAACATGATTCTCTTTGTGATGAGAGATTCAAACTAATTTGTTGATTGATAAATGATTTTTGACTATGGAGATTTGTGTGGTCTATCAGTTGTGAATTTCAAATGCATGCAACGACAGCTACATCATTACTGACAAACTCATACCACATTGTGTATTCGCAACTTGATGGATGAAAAATG from Nicotiana sylvestris chromosome 12, ASM39365v2, whole genome shotgun sequence encodes the following:
- the LOC104234142 gene encoding sec-independent protein translocase protein TATA, chloroplastic-like, which translates into the protein MAIISSAASTLTLSLTPNATSTSFSLSVSTAKIPSLSSSSSLFFSRNRALVPSRARRTSKLVSNDKKGLSCNCLFGLGVPELVVIAGVAALVFGPKKLPDVGRSIGKTVKSFQQAAKEFETELKKEPDASIDPPVEKAREIGQEEKQDASVSSTKES